From a single Paenibacillus sp. FSL R5-0345 genomic region:
- a CDS encoding nucleotidyltransferase domain-containing protein produces MYPHHQAAIDAITNKLKARPDVQGIIIGGSVAHGFANETSDIDIMIVLSEEDYKKACSIHNLGYFETESCSYEGGYVDGKVVSASYIKQVAESGSDPAKFAFQDAFVTYSNIEGLEQLVQYAPRYPVEKKAENMQKFYAQFETWKWYYYEGLKRNNRLLIDYCLTHYAFFAGRLILVHNETLFPSYKWFLKVLEGVEKKPENLLADVHRVLEERTPEAVENLYESIVEFNNWYQAEHHWSVQFMMDSQLNWMDGPVPVLDL; encoded by the coding sequence ATGTATCCCCATCATCAAGCTGCCATTGATGCCATCACCAACAAGCTTAAAGCCAGACCCGACGTACAAGGGATCATCATCGGAGGTTCCGTGGCGCATGGCTTTGCCAACGAAACCTCTGATATCGACATTATGATCGTCCTTTCTGAAGAGGATTACAAAAAAGCTTGTTCCATCCATAATCTTGGGTATTTCGAAACGGAATCCTGTTCTTATGAAGGCGGTTACGTGGACGGGAAAGTTGTATCCGCTTCCTACATCAAGCAAGTGGCCGAATCCGGCAGCGATCCTGCTAAGTTCGCATTCCAGGATGCGTTCGTCACCTATTCCAATATCGAGGGGTTGGAACAGTTGGTCCAATACGCTCCCCGATATCCGGTGGAGAAAAAGGCAGAGAACATGCAGAAGTTCTATGCACAATTCGAAACCTGGAAATGGTATTATTACGAAGGACTGAAACGCAACAATCGTTTATTAATCGACTACTGTTTGACCCACTATGCCTTTTTCGCAGGTAGGTTGATTTTGGTACACAACGAAACGCTGTTCCCTTCTTATAAGTGGTTCTTAAAGGTTCTGGAAGGGGTTGAAAAGAAGCCGGAGAATTTGTTGGCGGACGTCCATCGGGTACTGGAAGAACGAACGCCGGAAGCCGTCGAGAATCTGTACGAGAGTATTGTGGAATTTAATAACTGGTATCAGGCAGAGCATCATTGGTCGGTTCAGTTTATGATGGATAGCCAGCTGAACTGGATGGACGGACCGGTTCCGGTTCTCGATTTATAA
- a CDS encoding ABC transporter permease, protein MMFPNSNKPIVKKLTSRSLKANRTRNRFVILAIILTTWLITSFFSIGLSNYKTFEMQELKITGTMANAYLTSPSEQQINKLKELSYIMSIGLQSRVGNVIHTPEIGDLNLALLWYDSTEWTDMRKPVIDGLEGTYPEKENEIAVPLWILQSMGIDAPKIGMSLPLTYSVTRDGVKLEESNTFILSGWFTDYSHVRTGNTGALLVSGAFATSHGVDLKNPKNATILFHEKNTDELLSRLQQDITLGESQKLEPVSYRSTTSSDRTATLIGYAGIILFVMLSGYLLIYNVLYISVSRDTRFYGLLRTLGTTQRQIKKIVRAQASRLALIAIPLGLAAGAVTSFVLVPLAMSTAELDTGVEISFHPLIFIGAALFAWLTTMFSAIKPASIAGKVSPIEAVRYTGTMVKAKKKRGTGGSKLHRLAWRNIFRVKKRAMVVFLSLFLGLTTFLVINTLVLSMSTDHFISEYMDNDFTLSNQTMSFGFEGEEKAKISEDMIKEIQDMKGVKEVFKAYIGMAEMKYDPKVFGKYVDEFAKSYHTERPADEQLAKGQGMFSMTRVTGLDSDQVRKLEEKLGFTVDMERFEKGEIALLDNFSLGGLKVGDPFQISPIKSEAAQSFEIGGLGDFSSLGSSHFVAPNVYISQTAIKKFMSNPLISKVYINADPKDWKQITDQLEGLIGGDGELKLESKLYMEKFMESAKLTFYIMGGGIALILALIGILNYVNIMYTGVVARKLEFAVMESIGMTSKQMRKLLLYEGAGYAILSTLLISTIGTLISYGAYSLFSQEATYAVFSFPTLPLSIAIVLVFAVCLSVPLIAYKQIKKDSIVERLRQME, encoded by the coding sequence ATGATGTTTCCAAACAGCAATAAGCCTATTGTTAAAAAGCTGACGAGTAGAAGTCTGAAAGCCAATCGGACTCGAAATCGTTTTGTGATTCTGGCGATAATTCTCACCACTTGGCTCATTACTTCTTTTTTTAGTATTGGGCTGAGCAACTACAAAACCTTCGAAATGCAGGAATTAAAAATAACCGGGACGATGGCCAATGCCTACTTAACCTCCCCGTCAGAACAACAAATAAACAAGTTAAAGGAACTTTCCTATATTATGTCCATCGGACTTCAGTCCAGAGTAGGTAATGTGATCCATACGCCAGAAATAGGAGATCTTAATTTAGCTCTGCTCTGGTATGACTCTACTGAATGGACGGACATGCGTAAGCCTGTAATCGATGGTCTAGAGGGGACATATCCAGAGAAGGAAAATGAAATCGCTGTTCCTTTATGGATATTACAGTCGATGGGGATAGATGCTCCAAAGATTGGTATGAGCTTGCCGTTAACTTACTCCGTTACCCGCGATGGGGTGAAATTGGAAGAGAGCAACACCTTCATACTAAGTGGATGGTTTACCGATTACAGTCATGTCCGTACCGGAAATACTGGAGCGCTACTGGTATCGGGGGCTTTTGCTACATCTCATGGTGTAGATCTTAAGAATCCCAAAAATGCCACTATTCTTTTTCATGAGAAAAATACGGATGAACTCCTCTCACGTTTGCAACAGGATATCACTTTGGGAGAAAGTCAGAAGCTTGAACCAGTCTCTTACAGGTCTACTACCTCTTCGGACAGAACAGCGACTTTGATTGGATACGCCGGAATAATACTATTTGTTATGCTGAGCGGTTATTTATTGATTTATAATGTGCTTTACATTTCTGTCTCACGGGATACAAGGTTCTACGGTCTGCTTAGAACGCTAGGAACTACACAGCGGCAGATTAAAAAAATAGTCAGAGCTCAAGCCTCAAGGTTAGCACTTATAGCAATTCCACTGGGACTTGCCGCAGGAGCTGTAACTTCTTTCGTACTTGTTCCGCTGGCTATGAGTACCGCTGAATTGGATACGGGTGTGGAGATTTCGTTTCACCCATTAATCTTTATTGGAGCTGCGTTGTTTGCTTGGCTGACCACCATGTTCAGTGCTATTAAACCTGCCTCCATCGCTGGTAAAGTCTCTCCAATAGAAGCAGTAAGATATACAGGGACGATGGTTAAAGCTAAGAAGAAGCGTGGAACTGGCGGTTCTAAGCTGCATCGACTGGCCTGGCGAAATATTTTCAGAGTGAAGAAACGGGCAATGGTTGTATTTCTCTCTTTATTTCTTGGGCTGACGACTTTTCTGGTAATCAATACACTTGTGCTTAGTATGAGTACAGATCATTTTATATCGGAATATATGGATAATGACTTCACGCTGTCGAATCAGACGATGTCCTTTGGATTTGAGGGGGAAGAGAAGGCCAAGATCTCAGAGGATATGATCAAGGAAATTCAGGATATGAAGGGAGTAAAAGAGGTCTTCAAGGCTTATATTGGAATGGCTGAGATGAAATATGACCCTAAGGTATTCGGAAAGTATGTAGATGAATTTGCAAAATCATATCACACAGAACGCCCTGCTGATGAACAATTGGCTAAGGGGCAAGGGATGTTCTCAATGACCCGTGTTACCGGGTTAGACTCAGATCAGGTCAGAAAGTTGGAGGAGAAATTAGGGTTTACTGTAGATATGGAACGTTTTGAAAAAGGTGAGATTGCCTTGCTGGACAATTTTAGTCTCGGTGGTCTTAAGGTTGGAGATCCATTTCAAATCAGTCCTATAAAAAGCGAGGCCGCACAATCTTTCGAAATTGGAGGGCTTGGTGATTTCAGCTCACTGGGATCTTCACATTTTGTGGCTCCGAATGTCTATATCAGCCAAACTGCTATAAAGAAATTCATGAGTAACCCGCTTATAAGTAAAGTGTATATTAATGCTGATCCAAAAGACTGGAAGCAGATTACCGATCAATTGGAAGGACTCATCGGCGGAGATGGTGAGCTGAAGCTGGAGTCGAAGCTGTATATGGAAAAGTTCATGGAATCGGCTAAGCTAACCTTTTACATTATGGGTGGCGGAATTGCGCTCATTCTAGCTCTGATTGGAATTTTGAATTACGTAAATATTATGTATACAGGTGTTGTAGCTCGGAAGCTGGAATTCGCAGTGATGGAGAGTATCGGGATGACCTCTAAGCAGATGAGAAAGCTGTTACTGTATGAAGGGGCAGGTTATGCGATCCTATCGACGTTGCTAATCTCAACAATAGGCACATTAATCAGTTACGGTGCTTATAGCCTGTTTAGCCAAGAAGCTACTTATGCTGTGTTTAGCTTCCCAACCCTTCCGCTTTCTATTGCAATTGTACTCGTTTTTGCGGTTTGCCTGAGTGTTCCGCTAATTGCTTACAAGCAAATTAAAAAGGACAGCATTGTGGAACGTCTGCGGCAAATGGAATAG
- a CDS encoding ABC transporter ATP-binding protein → MAVLSAINLTKHYGKGTNLVKALDGINVEVNNGEFIAIVGTSGSGKSTLLHMFGGLDRATDGQVIIDGKNIFGMKDDELTVFRRRKIGFVFQNYNLVPILNVYENIVLPIELDGNKIDKEFVDHIVNTLGLSQKLDNLPGQLSGGQQQRVAIARALAAKPSIILADEPTGNLDSITSQEVIGLLKVTSRQFNQTILMITHNEEIAQLADRTIRIEDGKITGGTL, encoded by the coding sequence ATGGCAGTACTTAGCGCGATTAATCTCACGAAACATTACGGTAAGGGAACTAACTTGGTTAAGGCATTGGATGGAATTAACGTGGAAGTTAATAACGGTGAATTTATAGCGATTGTCGGGACATCAGGAAGCGGGAAATCAACGCTATTACATATGTTTGGCGGACTTGATCGAGCAACTGATGGACAGGTGATCATAGATGGTAAAAATATTTTCGGAATGAAGGATGACGAGTTGACGGTATTTAGAAGAAGAAAGATCGGATTTGTATTTCAGAACTATAATCTGGTGCCGATTCTGAATGTATACGAGAATATTGTGTTGCCTATTGAACTGGATGGAAACAAGATAGATAAGGAATTCGTGGATCATATTGTGAATACGTTAGGACTCTCGCAAAAGTTGGACAACCTCCCCGGTCAGCTTTCAGGGGGTCAGCAGCAAAGAGTAGCTATAGCACGGGCCTTGGCTGCAAAACCTTCCATTATCCTAGCCGATGAACCTACAGGAAACTTGGACAGCATCACCAGCCAGGAGGTCATTGGATTACTCAAAGTAACGAGCAGACAGTTTAATCAGACGATTCTAATGATTACTCATAATGAAGAGATTGCTCAGCTTGCAGACCGGACCATCCGGATAGAGGACGGTAAAATTACTGGAGGGACATTGTGA
- a CDS encoding MetQ/NlpA family ABC transporter substrate-binding protein has product MKKSMIVVLMLMVLVVAGCGSNKAAENNSAKGSDELTKLKIATLIPPMTEILDIVKPLLKEDGIDLEIVVLSDNVQPNEALANKEVDANFFQHVPYMKQFNESKGSNLVEVQPVYDAIYGGYSKRYKNVADLPEGATLVMANDPSNIGRSLQMFAAADLIKLKEGVGIQATQADITENPKKFKFEEVDLLMLARMLDDGDLVAMTPAYASPLGLTPKKDALITEGADSEFTITLVAREDNKDSDAIQKLAKRISGPEVKKFLEDNYADIALPAFK; this is encoded by the coding sequence ATGAAAAAATCAATGATAGTTGTGCTTATGTTAATGGTATTGGTCGTAGCGGGTTGTGGCTCTAATAAAGCAGCAGAGAACAATTCTGCAAAAGGTAGCGATGAGCTAACGAAATTAAAGATTGCTACTTTGATTCCACCAATGACGGAAATTCTGGATATTGTGAAGCCACTTCTGAAGGAAGATGGCATTGATCTTGAAATCGTTGTGCTATCTGACAATGTACAGCCTAATGAGGCTTTGGCGAATAAAGAGGTAGATGCTAACTTTTTTCAACACGTTCCTTATATGAAGCAATTTAATGAAAGCAAAGGCTCAAATCTGGTAGAGGTACAGCCTGTATATGACGCTATTTACGGTGGTTACTCCAAGCGTTACAAGAATGTAGCTGATCTTCCTGAAGGTGCAACGCTAGTAATGGCTAATGATCCATCGAATATTGGTCGTTCTTTACAAATGTTCGCTGCAGCTGATCTTATTAAGCTAAAAGAAGGCGTAGGTATTCAAGCTACACAAGCAGACATTACTGAGAATCCAAAAAAGTTTAAGTTTGAGGAAGTAGATCTATTGATGTTGGCTCGTATGCTGGATGATGGCGATCTAGTGGCAATGACTCCGGCTTATGCTAGCCCGCTTGGATTGACGCCGAAGAAAGATGCACTGATTACTGAAGGTGCCGATTCTGAATTCACAATCACCTTGGTTGCGCGTGAAGACAACAAGGACTCTGATGCGATTCAGAAGCTAGCTAAACGGATTAGCGGCCCTGAAGTGAAGAAATTCCTTGAAGATAATTATGCGGATATCGCATTGCCTGCTTTTAAATAA
- a CDS encoding methionine ABC transporter permease — MFDSVLQYQAQMWESIGETFIMVGISVGAALLLGLPLGTLLFFCRKGQLYENKALSLVLNSIVNIIRSFPFLLLVVALIPVTRFLVGTAIGTMAATVPLSIVAIAYYSRLVEQSLLEVPKGVIEAALSMGASKLGLIFKFLYVEARSGLVLGLTTSTISFISYSTVMGVVGGGGVGDFAIRYGYQRFETEVMVYAIIVMIILVQLVQFTGGTISRLLDKR; from the coding sequence ATGTTTGATAGTGTACTTCAATATCAGGCACAGATGTGGGAATCGATCGGGGAAACCTTTATCATGGTCGGTATTTCTGTCGGTGCCGCATTGCTGCTTGGCCTTCCGCTCGGGACGTTGTTGTTTTTTTGCCGAAAAGGTCAACTCTATGAGAATAAAGCATTATCTCTGGTGCTCAACAGCATTGTTAATATTATCCGATCGTTTCCATTCCTGCTGCTTGTCGTTGCACTCATTCCGGTCACTCGTTTCCTAGTCGGAACTGCGATTGGAACCATGGCAGCCACGGTTCCGTTATCCATTGTTGCCATTGCTTATTACTCCCGTCTGGTGGAGCAGTCTTTGTTGGAGGTTCCTAAAGGAGTCATAGAGGCGGCGTTGTCTATGGGAGCTTCGAAGCTAGGGTTGATCTTTAAATTCCTGTATGTTGAGGCACGTTCGGGGCTAGTGCTCGGTCTCACTACCTCTACGATTAGTTTTATCTCATACTCAACCGTAATGGGGGTTGTCGGAGGGGGCGGGGTTGGTGATTTTGCGATCCGGTATGGATATCAGCGTTTTGAGACTGAAGTGATGGTCTATGCGATTATCGTGATGATTATATTGGTTCAGTTGGTTCAATTCACAGGAGGTACGATCTCACGGCTGTTAGATAAGCGTTAA
- a CDS encoding methionine ABC transporter ATP-binding protein has translation MLSLSGVSKGFKLKDGMYQAVDDVSLDVKKGSIHGIIGESGAGKSTLLRLINLLEKPDQGTVTVEGYNLIEMPSKQLRKAREKIGMIFQQFNLVNNVTVSRNISIPLELAGVPKRERMKRVKECLDFVGLADKAAQYPAQLSGGQRQRVAIARALSNSPGLLLCDEPTSSLDPGTTADILDVLKHINSSLGVTVVIVTHEMDVVKSICTHVSVMENGRIVDSFSREDGDFRPAAVRTGSYRDQILGKAGEIHV, from the coding sequence ATCCTATCGCTGAGTGGGGTGAGTAAAGGATTCAAGCTGAAGGACGGCATGTATCAGGCTGTGGATGATGTATCGCTTGATGTGAAGAAAGGATCGATTCACGGTATCATTGGTGAAAGCGGGGCAGGGAAATCCACGCTGCTGCGATTGATTAATCTGCTGGAAAAGCCAGATCAAGGAACAGTTACCGTAGAAGGGTATAATTTAATCGAAATGCCGAGTAAACAACTACGGAAAGCTAGGGAAAAGATTGGGATGATTTTCCAGCAATTTAATCTGGTCAATAACGTCACGGTAAGCCGCAATATTTCGATTCCATTGGAATTGGCAGGGGTGCCGAAGCGTGAACGGATGAAACGGGTAAAGGAATGTCTTGATTTTGTCGGATTGGCAGATAAGGCAGCGCAATATCCTGCACAGCTAAGCGGAGGACAACGACAACGTGTGGCGATCGCCCGGGCGCTTTCGAACAGTCCAGGACTATTGCTATGTGACGAACCCACCTCCTCCCTTGATCCAGGAACAACTGCGGATATTCTGGACGTCCTGAAGCATATTAATTCAAGTCTCGGGGTTACAGTAGTGATTGTTACGCATGAGATGGATGTTGTCAAAAGCATATGCACTCACGTATCCGTGATGGAAAATGGACGAATCGTAGATTCCTTCTCTCGCGAAGACGGTGATTTCCGACCTGCTGCAGTTCGTACTGGCTCGTACCGGGATCAAATTCTGGGTAAAGCGGGGGAAATACATGTTTGA
- a CDS encoding ADP-ribosylglycohydrolase family protein: protein MAGWERLQETVQFELVQRGEEGCKIDGFADKLAAAGADEIKLMQVYNELMELTVAEDFPYEEPSSLEEIRRLRPEGPRKLHPEWSEAEWRDKFYGAWLGRSVGCALGKPLEYWDYLYGKDGRPGWENIELWFRGADAWPITGYTPGHSRAEAEYGLGLSDWTYASTQETIKFMESDDDIRYTVLGLMLLEQKGLDWDSWDIGKLWHKHLTYAQVCTAETQSYMNFAQETSHLHGEKPADWLARQERVRMHLNPYREWIGAAIRADGLAYGAAGHPELAAELGWRDASFSHVKNGIYGEMFNAAMISAAFAEKDNERILEIGLSEIPSTSRLASDVLRGIDIAHNAKSERELVSKIWDTFSHYDAVHTNNNAALVAASLVYGGNDFEKAVVTSVYGGMDTDCNGATVGSIMGAKLGASVLPATWVEPLHDTLYADLPGFHPIAISECAERSYQVFLKIRKELGGKF from the coding sequence ATGGCAGGATGGGAGAGACTTCAGGAGACGGTTCAGTTTGAATTGGTTCAGCGTGGAGAAGAAGGCTGCAAGATTGACGGCTTCGCGGATAAACTAGCTGCTGCAGGTGCCGATGAAATTAAGCTGATGCAAGTATACAATGAGTTGATGGAGCTCACGGTTGCTGAGGACTTTCCTTATGAAGAGCCGTCTTCACTGGAAGAGATTCGTCGTCTACGTCCAGAAGGTCCACGTAAGCTGCATCCAGAATGGAGCGAGGCGGAGTGGAGAGACAAGTTCTATGGTGCTTGGCTGGGTAGAAGTGTTGGCTGTGCACTCGGAAAACCACTGGAGTATTGGGACTACCTCTACGGTAAAGATGGACGCCCGGGCTGGGAGAATATTGAGCTGTGGTTCCGAGGTGCGGATGCATGGCCAATTACCGGCTATACGCCTGGTCATTCACGGGCAGAGGCAGAATATGGTCTTGGTTTAAGTGATTGGACTTATGCTAGTACCCAAGAGACAATCAAGTTTATGGAAAGCGATGACGATATTCGTTACACGGTTTTGGGCCTTATGCTGCTGGAGCAGAAAGGACTGGATTGGGATTCTTGGGATATCGGAAAGCTCTGGCATAAACATCTGACATATGCTCAGGTATGTACGGCTGAGACACAGTCGTATATGAATTTTGCGCAGGAGACATCTCATTTACATGGTGAGAAGCCTGCGGATTGGCTGGCGCGGCAGGAAAGAGTGCGGATGCACTTAAATCCATACCGGGAGTGGATTGGTGCGGCTATACGCGCAGACGGACTGGCGTATGGCGCGGCAGGCCATCCTGAGCTTGCGGCGGAGCTAGGCTGGCGCGATGCTTCTTTTTCACATGTGAAGAACGGGATCTATGGCGAGATGTTTAATGCAGCGATGATTTCGGCGGCTTTTGCTGAAAAAGATAACGAGCGTATCCTAGAGATTGGTCTTAGTGAGATCCCTAGTACTAGTCGTCTGGCAAGTGATGTACTACGAGGCATAGATATTGCGCACAATGCTAAGAGTGAGCGTGAGTTGGTGAGTAAGATTTGGGATACATTCAGCCACTATGATGCGGTGCATACCAATAATAATGCTGCCCTTGTAGCTGCTTCGCTGGTCTATGGCGGGAATGATTTCGAAAAAGCGGTCGTTACTTCCGTATACGGAGGAATGGATACAGACTGTAATGGAGCTACAGTGGGGTCGATTATGGGAGCGAAGCTTGGAGCAAGTGTGTTGCCGGCTACATGGGTTGAACCGCTCCATGATACACTATATGCAGATTTACCCGGGTTTCATCCGATAGCGATTTCGGAATGCGCGGAACGCAGCTATCAGGTGTTCTTGAAGATTCGCAAGGAGCTCGGCGGAAAGTTTTAG